From a single Sulfolobus sp. E5-1-F genomic region:
- a CDS encoding IS1 family transposase: MNLTALAQLILLILRNLNLKRKYELKDIALALAYSLGVQITKIGIPPSTLYYYVKKVGIRRRREKRPTCPSCNSNRVVKNGSSRGKAKYRCKVCGRTFYNTLKHRMNKEQRERILKEYLNRMSMRAISRVEGKPLTTIYSLMKRIGAKAFTSLVILRGQLKGFMAKSTVFDEFWTYLRVRHGKVRADLWIWTALSDGIPFYESGDRSYGTFRLLLSWLPRSGVNYTDHYCVYQVLDKRVASKKYTYIVESHNSWCRSHLARLARDTRAVNRSQRMVDYSLALLNVMYPHVFSREITPLNETYLRTVQYIRDCLI; encoded by the coding sequence ATGAACCTCACGGCTCTCGCACAACTAATACTTTTGATTTTAAGAAATTTAAATCTTAAAAGAAAGTACGAGCTAAAGGATATTGCACTAGCATTAGCCTACTCCTTGGGAGTTCAGATCACGAAAATAGGAATCCCGCCATCAACACTATACTACTACGTGAAGAAAGTGGGAATAAGGAGGAGAAGGGAGAAGAGACCAACATGCCCATCATGCAACTCCAACAGAGTAGTCAAGAACGGCTCATCTAGAGGGAAGGCAAAGTATAGATGCAAAGTGTGTGGAAGAACGTTTTACAACACGTTGAAGCACAGAATGAATAAGGAACAAAGGGAGAGAATCTTAAAGGAGTACTTGAACAGGATGAGCATGAGGGCAATATCAAGAGTTGAGGGAAAGCCATTAACTACGATCTACAGCCTAATGAAGAGGATTGGAGCAAAGGCCTTCACGAGCTTGGTAATATTGAGGGGTCAACTCAAGGGTTTCATGGCTAAGTCTACAGTGTTTGACGAGTTCTGGACTTATCTTCGTGTTAGGCATGGGAAGGTTAGAGCGGATCTCTGGATTTGGACTGCTCTTTCTGATGGGATACCTTTCTACGAGTCTGGGGACAGAAGTTATGGAACTTTCCGTCTCCTCTTGAGCTGGTTACCTAGGAGTGGGGTAAATTATACTGATCACTACTGTGTTTATCAAGTTCTTGATAAACGCGTAGCTAGTAAGAAGTACACTTACATTGTGGAGAGCCATAATTCTTGGTGTAGGTCTCATCTTGCTAGGTTAGCTAGGGATACTAGGGCTGTTAATAGGAGTCAGAGGATGGTGGATTACAGTTTAGCCTTGTTGAACGTTATGTATCCTCACGTGTTCTCAAGGGAGATAACTCCCTTAAACGAGACTTACTTGAGGACAGTACAGTATATTAGAGACTGTCTGATATAA
- a CDS encoding transposase, whose amino-acid sequence MTSTTDHNRTYVRSAFKNLLSLFSLIFLSLPDEKVKKILRALLKARGRYLSELGNEGKYALNALNSVKAENVISAIEEQAKKLLKVRDKRVAVDFHAIPQYHKSKNLLARIKPTKGTTYGLVQIAIYLMGRVKGFISVQPVTEKNVTKNFKEIFTNLERQVKELGFKLTIIFADREFAVNEVLSFLVERGVDFVIAARLNMYKNYLKELEEINVTYAGVTYTGFLVKRHRSGAYLVILREGDRLVSFLVRSRVSEYEAIFLAEMYRRRWGIETAFRSLESFRIRTRTCDVRKELVIVLISYLIVNAWFILSSRRRIKLREFADEMISLSSTEMRGEGSQTSSKSYLDYPVCLYTRLLVYLN is encoded by the coding sequence ATGACCAGTACAACAGACCATAATAGAACTTACGTTAGGTCCGCCTTCAAGAATTTATTATCCCTTTTCTCCCTAATATTCCTTTCTCTCCCAGATGAGAAGGTAAAAAAGATCTTGAGAGCACTCTTGAAAGCTAGAGGAAGATACTTAAGCGAGCTTGGAAACGAGGGAAAATACGCGCTCAACGCCCTAAACTCGGTGAAAGCTGAAAACGTGATAAGCGCAATAGAGGAACAGGCTAAAAAACTCCTCAAGGTCAGGGACAAGAGGGTAGCAGTGGACTTCCACGCAATACCACAATACCACAAATCAAAGAACTTACTAGCGAGAATAAAACCAACCAAGGGCACAACCTATGGACTAGTCCAAATAGCGATCTACCTCATGGGAAGAGTTAAGGGATTCATAAGCGTCCAACCCGTTACCGAGAAGAACGTAACAAAGAACTTCAAGGAAATCTTCACAAACCTCGAGAGACAAGTCAAGGAGCTGGGATTCAAGCTAACAATTATCTTCGCCGATAGGGAGTTCGCCGTGAACGAGGTACTCTCGTTCCTCGTGGAGAGGGGAGTTGACTTCGTCATAGCAGCTAGGTTGAACATGTATAAGAATTACCTCAAGGAGTTGGAGGAGATTAATGTAACCTACGCTGGGGTAACCTATACGGGTTTCTTGGTTAAGAGGCATCGTTCTGGAGCTTATTTGGTTATCTTGAGGGAGGGAGATAGGTTAGTCTCGTTTTTGGTGAGGAGTAGGGTTTCGGAGTACGAGGCCATTTTCTTGGCTGAGATGTATAGGAGGAGGTGGGGAATAGAGACTGCATTTCGTTCCCTTGAGAGCTTTAGGATAAGGACGAGGACTTGTGACGTGAGGAAGGAGTTGGTTATCGTCCTCATCTCGTATCTCATAGTTAATGCTTGGTTTATTCTCTCATCTCGTCGGAGGATCAAGTTGAGGGAGTTTGCAGACGAGATGATCTCTCTTTCCTCGACTGAGATGAGGGGAGAGGGATCTCAAACGAGTTCTAAATCTTACTTGGACTACCCAGTTTGTTTGTATACTCGTTTACTTGTTTACTTGAATTGA
- a CDS encoding DUF2203 domain-containing protein: MEYPYFDLETARELLPWLRNRLIQLRKIKNEIELLLVNGDKYALQQYASETKKIIDEIISKGIILRDIDLGLVDFPAIINNKPAFFCWKLDEDDILYWHYVDEGFRGRKRLSGYEDVLSLR; encoded by the coding sequence GTGGAATATCCCTACTTTGACTTGGAGACTGCTAGAGAACTATTACCATGGCTTAGAAATCGCTTGATACAGCTAAGGAAGATAAAGAACGAGATTGAACTTCTATTAGTTAATGGCGATAAGTACGCTTTGCAACAATATGCAAGCGAGACAAAAAAGATTATTGATGAAATTATCTCTAAAGGTATTATATTAAGGGATATTGATTTAGGCTTGGTGGATTTTCCTGCAATTATAAACAATAAACCCGCATTTTTCTGCTGGAAACTGGATGAGGATGACATATTATATTGGCATTACGTTGATGAAGGATTTAGGGGAAGGAAGCGACTGAGTGGTTATGAAGATGTTCTTAGTTTACGTTAA
- the cutA gene encoding glyceraldehyde dehydrogenase subunit alpha, producing MFVGQSIKRKEDLKFITGSGRYIDDIEYPGSLYLYIVRSQIAHARIKKIDVSDALKVSGVIGVITGLTIPFENRPNNWPMAKDEILYVGHPIAAILATDKYVAADASDLIQVDYEELPAVIDPEKALKDDIKAVEGRSNIAYKKVYSAGDPEKALSNSDIVLEERFEISRVYPSPMETRGLLSVYQEGSLLVYASTQSAHYMRRYLLSVFGNKVRDIRVIQADVGGAFGAKLFPYAEDFITVYASLQYKRPVKWFALRSEDIRSMYHGRGQIHKVKFGAKKDGTLTGIIDDAIIDLGAASHGTYLVDIAATMLPGPYRVRDLRVNAYGVYTNKTPLDQYRGAGRPEAAFVYERIMDIIADELKLDPIAVRKRNIITELPYINPLGLKYDSGNYLKLLERAEKVYREFEERANELRKQGRRVGAGLSFYLEQNNFGPWESASVRIKADGKVQVIIGASPHGQGAETGIAQIVADELGVSVDDVEVIWGDTALIGEGFGTYGSRSLTLAGNAALLAARRVKDKALRLAAQFMKSDVQELEYKDGKVINPKSGKAMSLKEIAARNMASLGGIWEYKEEPGLEATGYFGFDNLTYPYGSHVVLAEVDESGKVKVIDYYAIDDIGTVVNPMLAEAQVIGGVIQGFGESVLEEIVYDENGNLITGNLSDYAIPTAVEAFNIKWEYMEEGKSEAPLPAKGIGEGATIGTPPALIRAIEKAIGKRLTRLPSRLEDLI from the coding sequence ATGTTCGTTGGACAAAGTATCAAAAGAAAGGAGGATTTAAAGTTCATAACTGGTTCTGGTAGATATATTGACGACATTGAGTATCCGGGATCCTTATATCTTTATATAGTTAGAAGTCAAATTGCACATGCTAGGATTAAGAAGATTGATGTTAGCGATGCGTTAAAAGTTAGTGGGGTTATCGGGGTCATTACCGGCTTAACTATTCCTTTTGAAAATAGACCTAATAATTGGCCAATGGCAAAGGATGAGATATTATATGTTGGACATCCTATTGCTGCAATTTTAGCTACTGATAAATACGTTGCGGCTGATGCTTCTGATTTGATTCAAGTAGATTACGAGGAATTACCAGCAGTTATTGATCCTGAGAAGGCTTTGAAGGATGATATTAAGGCAGTTGAAGGTAGGAGTAATATTGCTTATAAGAAGGTTTATAGTGCTGGTGACCCAGAAAAGGCACTTTCCAATTCAGATATTGTATTAGAGGAGAGGTTTGAGATATCCAGGGTTTATCCCTCACCGATGGAAACTAGAGGTTTACTTTCAGTGTATCAAGAAGGTAGTTTATTAGTTTATGCCTCTACCCAATCCGCTCACTATATGAGGAGGTATTTGTTGTCGGTTTTTGGCAATAAGGTTAGGGATATAAGAGTTATTCAGGCTGATGTTGGAGGTGCCTTTGGGGCTAAGCTATTTCCATATGCGGAGGATTTCATAACCGTTTATGCTAGTTTACAATACAAGAGGCCCGTAAAGTGGTTTGCTTTAAGGAGTGAGGATATAAGGAGTATGTATCATGGTAGGGGGCAGATACATAAGGTTAAGTTTGGAGCTAAAAAGGATGGTACTTTAACTGGGATAATAGATGATGCGATTATTGACTTAGGCGCTGCTTCTCATGGAACTTACCTAGTGGATATAGCAGCCACAATGTTACCTGGGCCTTATAGGGTTAGAGATTTGAGAGTTAACGCTTATGGTGTTTACACTAATAAGACTCCTTTAGATCAATATAGGGGTGCTGGCAGACCGGAAGCAGCTTTCGTATACGAAAGAATAATGGATATTATTGCTGACGAACTGAAATTAGACCCCATAGCGGTTAGGAAAAGGAACATAATAACTGAATTACCTTATATTAATCCTCTTGGTTTAAAGTATGATTCTGGTAATTACTTAAAATTGCTGGAAAGAGCTGAGAAGGTCTATAGGGAGTTTGAGGAAAGAGCTAATGAATTAAGAAAACAAGGTAGGAGAGTTGGCGCCGGTTTATCGTTCTATCTAGAGCAGAATAACTTTGGTCCTTGGGAGAGCGCTTCAGTTAGAATTAAGGCTGATGGTAAGGTTCAAGTGATTATAGGTGCTAGCCCACATGGTCAAGGTGCTGAAACTGGTATTGCTCAAATCGTTGCTGACGAATTGGGAGTAAGCGTTGACGATGTTGAAGTAATCTGGGGGGATACTGCTCTAATAGGTGAGGGTTTTGGTACTTACGGTAGTAGGAGTTTAACCTTAGCTGGTAATGCTGCGTTATTAGCTGCTAGAAGGGTAAAAGACAAGGCTTTAAGGTTAGCTGCACAATTTATGAAGTCTGATGTTCAAGAGCTCGAATATAAGGATGGTAAGGTTATTAATCCTAAAAGCGGTAAGGCAATGAGCTTGAAGGAAATTGCTGCTCGTAATATGGCTAGTTTAGGTGGTATTTGGGAGTATAAGGAAGAACCTGGACTAGAAGCTACTGGATATTTCGGATTCGATAATCTAACTTACCCCTATGGTTCACATGTTGTTTTAGCAGAGGTCGATGAATCTGGAAAGGTAAAGGTAATAGATTATTACGCTATTGATGATATAGGTACTGTTGTGAATCCAATGTTAGCTGAGGCTCAAGTTATAGGAGGAGTAATTCAAGGATTTGGCGAGAGCGTATTGGAGGAGATTGTGTATGACGAGAATGGCAATTTGATAACTGGTAATTTATCTGATTACGCTATACCTACTGCAGTTGAAGCGTTCAATATTAAATGGGAGTACATGGAAGAGGGGAAGTCTGAGGCTCCATTGCCAGCAAAGGGAATTGGTGAGGGAGCAACTATTGGTACTCCACCAGCATTAATAAGGGCTATAGAGAAGGCAATAGGTAAGAGGTTGACTAGATTACCAAGTAGGTTAGAAGATTTGATATGA
- a CDS encoding rhodanese-like domain-containing protein — protein MTQVIESYSSPFYKNIIDLPPSVVRKLWKSKKIMILDVRTPQEYEDHHIPGAILAPLDYLEHLTELFEDKEVAVVCEHGNRARYATYGLPHLYKKRAYYMIGGMALWMAMGYEVESGVDKNGVLWQKIIEKKFNY, from the coding sequence ATGACTCAGGTAATAGAATCCTATTCCTCACCATTTTATAAGAATATAATTGATCTACCTCCATCAGTAGTGAGAAAACTTTGGAAAAGTAAAAAGATAATGATACTCGATGTCAGAACGCCACAAGAATATGAGGATCATCATATACCTGGAGCAATTTTAGCACCCTTAGACTATTTGGAACATCTAACTGAACTTTTCGAAGATAAGGAGGTAGCGGTAGTATGTGAGCATGGAAATAGGGCGAGATACGCTACATATGGATTACCTCATCTCTACAAGAAAAGAGCTTACTACATGATCGGAGGAATGGCATTATGGATGGCGATGGGTTATGAGGTGGAAAGTGGAGTTGATAAGAATGGAGTACTATGGCAAAAGATCATAGAAAAGAAGTTTAACTATTAA
- a CDS encoding deoxyribonuclease IV: MAKIYLGPAGVPHSAKKKNTIEGIRTVKELGLNAMEVEFVQGVRMSRETAEETGQVAKELGVRLSVHAPYFINLCSEEKEKIESSKQRILDTADRAELMGADAIAIHIAFYGKMTPEECYQKVKEGLGEVIDKAREMGIKNVKFGVETMAKETAFGTLDEVISISKELKGVIPYIDWAHTFARQGGEIDYGKIIDRLVKELSLTHINSHFESLVSRKGKYVDEHIPIDANAPPFEPLAKELLKRDISITLICESPELERDALKMKEVLERLGYRLD, encoded by the coding sequence ATGGCAAAAATATATTTAGGTCCAGCTGGGGTTCCTCATTCAGCTAAAAAGAAGAATACAATTGAGGGTATAAGGACTGTTAAGGAGTTAGGTTTAAACGCAATGGAAGTTGAGTTCGTTCAAGGCGTGAGAATGAGTAGGGAAACTGCAGAGGAAACTGGGCAGGTTGCGAAGGAATTGGGAGTTAGGTTATCAGTTCACGCTCCTTATTTCATCAATTTATGTTCAGAAGAAAAGGAAAAAATTGAGTCTTCGAAGCAGAGAATTTTAGATACTGCAGATAGGGCTGAGTTGATGGGGGCTGACGCTATAGCTATTCATATTGCATTTTATGGAAAGATGACTCCTGAGGAATGCTATCAGAAAGTTAAAGAAGGATTAGGAGAGGTAATAGATAAGGCTAGAGAAATGGGAATAAAGAACGTTAAGTTTGGTGTTGAAACTATGGCTAAGGAAACTGCCTTTGGTACTTTAGATGAGGTTATTTCGATATCTAAGGAACTAAAGGGTGTGATACCTTACATAGATTGGGCTCATACTTTTGCTAGACAAGGTGGAGAAATAGATTATGGGAAGATCATAGATAGGTTAGTTAAGGAATTGAGTTTAACCCACATAAATTCCCACTTCGAATCACTGGTTTCCAGAAAAGGAAAATATGTAGATGAGCATATCCCTATAGATGCTAACGCTCCGCCGTTTGAACCATTAGCAAAGGAGTTGCTTAAAAGGGACATTTCAATAACATTAATATGTGAAAGTCCGGAATTAGAAAGAGATGCGTTAAAAATGAAGGAGGTATTGGAGAGACTTGGATACAGACTCGACTGA
- a CDS encoding phosphoglycolate phosphatase, with amino-acid sequence MDTDSTEILIASDYDRTLANEENNFVISPIVAQKINEFSKKYKFVVVTGREKKFIEKLALGLRPTAWILENGSLILFNNKEFILCEKSWFERDRKKIIEILDSLKIRYSIGRVIIYVDGYGSKLDMLSEIEKYGRIEVNRNDAMILPKGVDKGTGVLKFKELIGFKGKIIALGDSENDYALFRVADIKVAVANAIPKIKEIADIVTKNPNGLGVLEILDKILSENFRKEIDIY; translated from the coding sequence TTGGATACAGACTCGACTGAAATATTAATAGCTTCAGATTACGATAGAACACTAGCCAATGAAGAGAATAATTTTGTAATATCACCAATTGTTGCACAAAAGATAAATGAATTTTCAAAAAAATATAAGTTTGTTGTAGTGACTGGTAGAGAAAAGAAATTTATAGAGAAATTAGCTCTTGGTTTAAGACCTACTGCGTGGATATTGGAGAATGGTTCCCTAATACTTTTCAATAATAAGGAGTTTATACTTTGTGAAAAGAGTTGGTTTGAAAGAGATAGGAAGAAGATAATTGAAATATTAGATAGTCTCAAGATTAGGTATTCTATAGGTAGGGTTATAATATATGTTGATGGTTATGGATCTAAATTAGATATGCTGAGTGAAATAGAAAAGTATGGAAGAATAGAAGTGAACAGAAACGACGCTATGATTTTACCTAAAGGTGTGGACAAGGGTACAGGAGTTTTAAAGTTTAAGGAATTAATTGGGTTTAAGGGAAAGATAATAGCCTTAGGAGATAGTGAAAACGATTATGCGTTATTTAGAGTTGCAGACATTAAAGTAGCAGTTGCAAATGCAATACCTAAAATAAAGGAAATTGCTGATATAGTAACTAAAAATCCTAATGGTTTAGGAGTATTGGAGATTTTAGATAAGATATTATCTGAGAATTTTAGAAAAGAAATAGATATCTACTAA
- a CDS encoding methyltransferase translates to MTPSPIVAQIVWHAYISGHISNKKVADLGCGTGVFCYAASLLGAYCTCVEIDLESLEITRSTKRELNLDIELLNADVTQFYGRFNTVIQNPPFGVVNKGIDIKFLRTAFNIADVVYSIHKSNEKSREIILNTAKEYGFSAEILSEKYRLKPYYPWHVKRVHEFLVDIYFFSKILR, encoded by the coding sequence GTGACACCTTCACCAATAGTAGCTCAAATAGTTTGGCACGCATATATATCTGGGCATATAAGCAATAAGAAGGTTGCTGATTTAGGTTGTGGAACTGGCGTTTTCTGCTATGCGGCTTCACTTTTAGGTGCGTATTGCACTTGTGTGGAGATTGATCTGGAATCATTAGAGATCACAAGAAGTACAAAAAGGGAATTAAACCTAGATATAGAATTATTAAACGCTGATGTAACTCAGTTTTATGGTAGATTCAATACTGTAATTCAAAATCCGCCATTCGGAGTAGTTAATAAAGGAATTGATATTAAGTTTTTGCGAACAGCATTTAACATTGCTGATGTAGTCTACTCTATACATAAGTCTAATGAAAAATCAAGGGAAATTATCCTCAATACTGCTAAAGAGTACGGATTTTCTGCTGAAATATTATCTGAGAAATATAGATTAAAACCGTATTATCCTTGGCATGTTAAAAGAGTTCACGAGTTCTTAGTAGATATCTATTTCTTTTCTAAAATTCTCAGATAA
- a CDS encoding HAD family hydrolase, which produces MKAIFVDLGETLVHFKPRYHENIAYALQEMGYNVDEKRVFKAVAKILGKHHYPSPEYGGLSAFDFRELFYELNIYPDQELIARLNKKNLLSGEYELYDDSITFLEEAKKLGFKLVLVSNATRSIYKIVEDLGIKKYFDGIVASCDLNVMKPHPKIFSYAMEIAKSNGIHIGDIYEIDVVGAKRAGLEAILLDRLGFYPEIKENKVTNLLEALELVKGKLKNS; this is translated from the coding sequence ATGAAGGCAATATTCGTAGACTTAGGAGAAACGCTAGTGCACTTTAAACCAAGATATCACGAGAATATTGCTTATGCTCTTCAAGAAATGGGCTATAATGTTGACGAAAAGAGGGTTTTTAAGGCAGTTGCGAAGATTCTAGGAAAACATCACTATCCTAGTCCAGAATATGGAGGTCTTTCAGCTTTTGATTTTAGGGAACTATTTTATGAACTTAATATATATCCAGATCAAGAATTAATAGCCAGATTAAATAAAAAAAATCTATTATCTGGGGAATATGAGCTCTATGACGATTCAATTACGTTTCTAGAAGAAGCTAAAAAACTAGGATTCAAACTGGTCTTAGTAAGTAATGCAACTAGGAGTATTTATAAAATAGTAGAAGATCTGGGGATTAAGAAGTACTTTGATGGTATAGTGGCCTCTTGTGATTTGAACGTTATGAAACCTCATCCAAAGATCTTTTCCTATGCCATGGAAATAGCCAAAAGTAACGGAATTCATATAGGTGACATTTATGAAATAGATGTAGTTGGTGCGAAAAGAGCTGGTCTTGAGGCAATACTTTTGGATAGATTGGGGTTCTACCCCGAAATAAAGGAAAATAAGGTGACCAATTTATTGGAAGCATTAGAATTAGTAAAAGGGAAATTGAAAAATTCCTAG
- a CDS encoding transcriptional regulator yields MNTDFLTTREKIFLLLSYSDEPLTAKEIMRRLDIRKEKEIYDHLEHLARSSKRKGYILIMIPARCKSCGYIFNSEKIKRPSRCPICKSEKIEMPKFLIRNK; encoded by the coding sequence TTGAATACAGACTTCTTAACAACTAGAGAAAAAATATTCCTCTTGCTATCTTATTCAGATGAACCGTTAACTGCTAAGGAGATAATGAGAAGATTAGATATTAGGAAGGAAAAAGAGATTTACGATCATCTAGAGCATCTAGCAAGGTCAAGTAAAAGGAAAGGTTATATACTCATAATGATACCGGCTAGGTGCAAGAGCTGTGGTTACATATTTAATTCTGAGAAAATTAAAAGGCCTAGCAGATGCCCAATTTGCAAGTCTGAGAAAATTGAAATGCCAAAATTTTTAATTAGGAACAAGTAA
- a CDS encoding IS110 family transposase produces the protein MVDFTPEAKSSGKGVTSPYHRTEHCENIHEYRSDNKVGVIGIDVSKEHLITSKGRVRKFTNNEEGYEKILSMKPNIIIIEPTGVYSTRPSQYFKERGVKVLQVSPNLLWKQKDVRGKKTDFYDAEKLENMVNNAREYTHNPLKELVSLYLFMKDIQIKQENRLKRTLFLVTDDEKISEERLEKFSKGDFSDVKLYQLEYTNTVLREIQVLAKTLLQTREELERVRGMIEEQVPEDHVLLTIPGVGRLAAGIIIGVVGDIKRFPSPESFVAYCGLDPVVERSGRVEIRKGISKRGNKYLRSLFYFLALTQYSRNPTLLKFHESHKDRLKGRKLYTALARKLARIVWSVWYNNKPYEVK, from the coding sequence ATGGTCGATTTTACTCCTGAAGCCAAGTCTTCGGGCAAGGGCGTGACAAGCCCCTACCATCGGACTGAACATTGTGAAAACATTCACGAATATAGGAGTGATAATAAGGTAGGGGTAATTGGAATAGACGTATCAAAAGAACACTTGATAACAAGTAAGGGGAGGGTGAGAAAATTCACGAACAACGAGGAAGGTTACGAGAAAATACTAAGCATGAAACCAAACATCATCATAATAGAACCAACTGGAGTATACTCAACAAGACCTTCTCAATACTTCAAGGAGAGAGGAGTAAAGGTATTACAAGTAAGCCCAAACTTGTTGTGGAAGCAAAAGGACGTAAGGGGGAAGAAAACAGATTTTTACGACGCCGAGAAACTTGAAAACATGGTTAATAATGCTAGAGAATACACCCACAACCCATTGAAGGAGCTAGTCTCACTCTACCTCTTCATGAAAGATATACAGATAAAACAAGAGAACAGATTGAAGAGAACACTCTTCCTCGTTACAGACGATGAGAAGATAAGTGAGGAGAGGTTGGAGAAGTTCTCAAAGGGTGACTTCTCAGACGTAAAGCTGTACCAACTAGAATACACTAACACGGTACTGCGAGAGATCCAAGTATTAGCTAAAACATTACTTCAAACTAGAGAAGAGTTAGAAAGGGTGAGGGGAATGATCGAGGAACAAGTGCCTGAAGACCACGTTCTACTCACAATTCCAGGGGTAGGGAGACTAGCAGCTGGGATAATAATTGGGGTTGTGGGGGATATTAAGCGTTTTCCAAGTCCAGAGTCCTTCGTAGCATATTGTGGTCTTGATCCAGTGGTGGAGAGGAGTGGTAGGGTTGAGATCAGAAAGGGGATTTCTAAGAGGGGTAATAAGTACTTGCGTAGCTTGTTCTACTTCCTTGCCTTGACTCAGTACTCTCGTAATCCAACGCTTCTCAAGTTTCACGAGTCGCATAAGGATAGGCTTAAGGGTAGGAAGTTGTATACTGCTTTGGCTAGGAAGTTGGCTAGGATAGTGTGGAGTGTTTGGTATAATAATAAGCCTTATGAGGTGAAGTGA
- a CDS encoding HIT family protein, with protein MCIFCNIIEGRDHGYIVYSDDKVVAFLDKFPITPGHTLVVPKTHYENFLEISEDVIPYLCTAVRKISIAVKKALNADGIRILTNIGKSAGQVVFHSHFHVVPTWSRDPDIMKNFVPRKEQSREYYDYVQKAIIETLKNI; from the coding sequence ATGTGTATCTTCTGTAATATTATTGAAGGAAGAGATCATGGATATATTGTATATAGTGATGATAAGGTAGTTGCGTTTTTAGATAAGTTTCCTATTACGCCTGGACATACTTTGGTAGTACCTAAAACTCACTATGAGAATTTTTTAGAGATTTCTGAAGATGTCATACCATATTTATGTACGGCTGTAAGAAAGATTTCTATTGCAGTAAAGAAAGCTTTGAACGCTGATGGTATAAGAATATTAACCAATATTGGAAAGAGTGCAGGACAAGTAGTATTTCACTCTCATTTTCATGTAGTTCCGACATGGTCCCGAGATCCGGATATAATGAAAAATTTCGTGCCAAGAAAAGAGCAGTCAAGAGAGTATTACGATTACGTACAGAAAGCAATAATAGAGACTTTAAAGAATATATAA
- a CDS encoding NUDIX hydrolase: MKIFSGKKFEVFIDKVKLPNGYERELEFVKHRGSVVIIPRINNNEIIMIRQFRPVIGKWIYELPAGTIEEGEDPLNTAKRELVEEIGYEAGKMTEIISFYASPGITTEYMRLYLAEDLKYVGAKPEPYEIIEPIRVSIDEAIKMVRERKIEDAKTIIGVFALNELLE; encoded by the coding sequence ATGAAAATTTTTAGCGGTAAAAAATTTGAAGTATTTATAGATAAGGTGAAGTTGCCTAATGGATATGAAAGGGAATTAGAATTCGTAAAACATAGGGGTTCTGTCGTAATAATACCTAGAATAAACAATAATGAAATAATAATGATAAGGCAATTTAGACCTGTAATAGGTAAATGGATATATGAGTTACCAGCAGGGACGATCGAGGAAGGAGAAGATCCATTAAATACTGCTAAAAGGGAATTAGTTGAGGAAATAGGATATGAAGCTGGGAAGATGACAGAAATAATAAGTTTCTACGCCTCCCCTGGCATAACTACTGAATATATGAGGTTATACCTAGCTGAAGATCTTAAATACGTTGGAGCTAAACCGGAACCATATGAGATCATAGAACCCATTAGAGTAAGTATAGATGAGGCTATAAAAATGGTAAGAGAAAGAAAAATAGAAGATGCAAAAACGATAATAGGAGTATTTGCGTTAAATGAACTCTTGGAATAA